From one Sulfurovum sp. UBA12169 genomic stretch:
- a CDS encoding geranyl transferase — MQRFESYLKENLPQVPSFHTVYEEALGAMLDAGGKRFRPMLLLSIVEAYEPMLYPSALPVALSLEMFHTYSLIHDDLPAMDNADLRRGHATLHKRYDEVTAILAGDALNTDAFYLIAKAPLREDVKIKLVELLARDGGSRGMVLGQAIDCYFENKPLNIDQVKFLHINKTAKLIAVSLQMGAVIVCLEKRVQEELYAFGIDLGLLFQIQDDIIDETQNEEQAGKTTGNDSDKNSFVNLLGLEESIAQADVLAKDLQRRFEAFDETLKTALHPLINRYLYRHKG; from the coding sequence ATGCAAAGATTTGAATCCTATCTGAAAGAAAATTTGCCGCAAGTACCAAGCTTTCACACTGTGTACGAAGAGGCATTGGGTGCAATGCTTGATGCAGGCGGCAAACGATTTCGTCCTATGCTTTTGCTTAGTATCGTTGAAGCCTATGAGCCCATGCTTTATCCTTCCGCCTTACCTGTAGCGCTCTCTTTGGAAATGTTTCATACCTATTCATTGATTCATGATGATCTTCCGGCAATGGATAATGCTGATTTGCGTCGCGGACATGCTACCCTGCACAAACGCTATGATGAAGTAACTGCTATACTTGCAGGTGACGCGCTTAATACGGATGCTTTCTATCTTATTGCCAAAGCACCGCTGCGCGAAGATGTAAAAATCAAATTGGTTGAATTGCTTGCGCGTGACGGAGGAAGCAGGGGTATGGTTTTGGGGCAAGCCATAGACTGCTACTTTGAGAACAAACCGTTAAACATCGACCAAGTTAAGTTTTTGCATATCAACAAAACCGCAAAACTTATAGCGGTAAGCTTGCAAATGGGTGCAGTGATTGTATGTTTAGAGAAGAGAGTACAAGAGGAGCTTTATGCCTTTGGGATAGATTTGGGATTGCTTTTTCAGATACAAGACGACATTATCGATGAGACGCAAAATGAAGAACAGGCAGGAAAAACAACAGGAAATGACAGCGATAAAAATAGTTTTGTAAATCTTTTGGGGTTAGAGGAGAGTATAGCCCAAGCCGATGTGTTGGCAAAAGATTTGCAAAGACGATTTGAAGCCTTTGATGAAACGCTCAAAACAGCTTTACACCCCCTCATAAACAGATATTTATACAGACATAAAGGATGA
- the tkt gene encoding transketolase → MVMTEQNSMRKKMANTIRFLAADTVQKANSGHPGAPMGLADIAVVLSEHLKHNPKNPTWLNRDRLVFSGGHASALIYSLLHLWGYDVSLDDLKNFRQLDSKTPGHPEYGHTPGVEITTGPLGQGIANAVGFAMAEAYTAKQVNSETCKLIDHKVYCLCGDGDLQEGISYEACALAGHLELKDLVLIYDSNEITIEGDTSIAWSEDVAKRFEAQNWNVIKINGHCYDDIDKALNEVKEATKPTIIIANTIIGRYAEGLEGSHETHGAPLGEETIKISKEKLGFPSDEKFYIPEDVLIRFRCALEEGELAEKEWIHRQKEAPLIEQNEALERLLNPDFSAINFPDFANDKEVATRDSNGKILNAIATAVPGFVGGSADLAPSNKTELKDMGDFPKGKNIHFGIREHSMAAITNAMALYGTVIPFNATFFIFSDYLKPSARIAALSGIQNFFVWTHDSIGVGEDGPTHEPIEQLSQYRALPNFYVWRPADATENVEAWKKALSIKAPHGFVLSRQKLKTLKPKRDFGEVSKGAYIVKKREGANLTLMASGSELMPCLQAACYLVPLGIKANVVSVPCLDLFNEQDEAYKAAIIDPATKVLAVEAATAAEYYRYADDVLGMESFGASAPAEQLFEKFGFTQEGIMKRACKLMGVAYRKVGLEECEI, encoded by the coding sequence ATGGTAATGACAGAGCAGAACAGTATGCGCAAGAAGATGGCCAATACGATTCGATTTTTAGCAGCAGATACAGTACAAAAAGCAAATTCGGGACACCCGGGTGCACCGATGGGTCTGGCCGATATCGCAGTTGTGCTTAGCGAACATCTTAAGCATAATCCAAAAAATCCAACATGGCTCAACAGGGACAGATTGGTTTTTTCAGGAGGACATGCTTCGGCATTGATCTACTCTTTGCTTCATCTTTGGGGATATGATGTGAGCTTGGATGATCTTAAAAATTTTCGTCAGCTTGACTCTAAAACTCCGGGACATCCGGAGTATGGACATACGCCAGGAGTAGAAATCACCACAGGTCCTCTAGGGCAAGGGATAGCCAATGCGGTAGGTTTTGCGATGGCAGAAGCCTATACGGCCAAGCAAGTAAATTCTGAAACCTGCAAGCTGATAGACCATAAAGTATACTGTCTTTGCGGTGACGGCGACCTGCAAGAAGGAATCAGTTATGAAGCATGTGCTTTGGCCGGACACCTTGAATTAAAGGATCTTGTGTTGATCTACGACAGCAATGAGATCACCATAGAAGGTGACACGAGTATCGCATGGAGCGAAGATGTTGCCAAGCGTTTTGAGGCACAAAATTGGAACGTAATCAAAATCAACGGCCATTGTTATGATGATATTGACAAAGCGCTGAATGAAGTTAAAGAGGCAACCAAGCCGACCATCATCATTGCCAATACGATTATCGGAAGATATGCTGAAGGGCTAGAGGGAAGCCATGAGACACACGGGGCACCTCTGGGCGAAGAGACGATCAAAATATCCAAGGAAAAATTGGGCTTTCCTTCAGACGAGAAATTTTATATTCCTGAAGATGTGCTGATACGCTTCAGATGCGCATTGGAAGAGGGTGAATTGGCAGAGAAAGAGTGGATTCACAGACAAAAAGAGGCACCGCTAATCGAACAAAACGAAGCATTGGAAAGACTGTTAAACCCTGATTTTTCAGCGATCAACTTCCCGGATTTTGCAAATGACAAAGAGGTGGCAACCAGAGACTCCAACGGTAAAATACTCAATGCTATCGCGACGGCAGTCCCAGGTTTTGTAGGAGGCTCGGCAGATCTTGCTCCATCAAATAAAACAGAATTAAAGGACATGGGCGATTTTCCCAAGGGCAAAAATATACACTTTGGGATTCGCGAACACTCGATGGCTGCGATTACCAATGCAATGGCGCTTTATGGTACGGTGATACCGTTTAATGCAACATTTTTTATATTCAGTGATTATCTTAAGCCAAGTGCACGTATTGCAGCGTTGTCGGGCATCCAAAACTTTTTTGTCTGGACGCATGACAGTATCGGCGTGGGCGAAGATGGTCCGACGCATGAGCCTATTGAGCAGCTTAGCCAATACAGGGCATTGCCAAACTTCTATGTTTGGCGTCCTGCGGATGCTACAGAAAACGTTGAAGCATGGAAGAAGGCATTAAGCATCAAAGCCCCGCACGGCTTTGTTCTTTCTCGTCAAAAACTTAAAACACTCAAGCCAAAAAGAGACTTTGGTGAAGTGTCAAAGGGTGCCTATATTGTCAAAAAAAGAGAAGGAGCCAATCTGACGCTTATGGCAAGCGGAAGTGAATTGATGCCATGTTTGCAGGCCGCATGTTATTTAGTTCCGTTAGGCATCAAAGCCAACGTAGTTTCTGTGCCCTGTTTGGATCTTTTCAACGAGCAGGACGAAGCTTACAAAGCTGCGATTATCGATCCTGCCACAAAAGTTTTAGCGGTAGAAGCGGCAACGGCTGCGGAATACTATCGCTATGCCGACGATGTGTTGGGAATGGAAAGTTTCGGAGCTTCTGCACCGGCAGAACAGCTTTTTGAAAAGTTTGGATTTACCCAAGAGGGAATCATGAAACGCGCTTGCAAGCTGATGGGTGTGGCGTACCGTAAAGTAGGGCTTGAGGAGTGCGAGATCTAA
- the crcB gene encoding fluoride efflux transporter CrcB codes for MEWLAIFIGGGIGSVARYATGLGCASMCGKNFPYGTLAVNTAGSFLILFFMTLALERLTITPTMRLLIVTGFLGGFTTFSSFTFETLTLAMGGEGGKALLNLVATIAAGFVAGVGGIAVARML; via the coding sequence ATGGAATGGCTTGCAATTTTTATCGGTGGCGGGATCGGGAGTGTTGCCCGCTATGCAACGGGGTTGGGATGTGCTTCAATGTGCGGCAAAAATTTCCCCTATGGTACTCTTGCCGTGAATACTGCAGGGTCATTTTTGATTCTCTTTTTTATGACGCTCGCTCTTGAGAGGTTGACAATCACGCCAACCATGAGACTGCTGATTGTCACCGGGTTTCTTGGGGGATTTACGACGTTTAGCTCATTTACTTTTGAAACGCTCACTCTTGCAATGGGCGGAGAGGGAGGCAAAGCGCTTCTCAATCTGGTTGCAACGATTGCTGCTGGTTTTGTTGCCGGAGTCGGCGGAATCGCTGTTGCAAGAATGCTTTAG
- a CDS encoding MFS transporter, whose product MFKQILPLSLIVGLRFFGLFVVLPVLSVYALEMEGATSFLAGLVVGGYALAQVLLQVPFGLMSDKIGRKKTLLFGLLIFIAGSILCALSDNIYMLLAGRFLQGAGAIGAVVTAMIADLVKEEQRAHAMAIMGGTIALSFAAAMIIAPVVGGHWGIDKLFWLTAILSVMAIGILFTAVPQPPKIIHSYEEEESKMIEVFKDKSLTRMYITFLFHSSIMTMAFFIIPLVMTQNLTEGGFGWEKAELWKVYLPAMFFGLLSMGPAAVFGEKYGKGRQVFMISVVVIFLGFLAMGFASAPWVFILGVVLFFIGFNMFEPLLQSFVSKFAKVHQKGAALGVANTFAYMGIFLGGLFAGYIMQHYDRSILAASVAILSVFWFIWVATMPNPNNRGNVYVSLDLFDREKITILRHHKAIVETYINETENIAIIKYEKELIDEDEIRGMLS is encoded by the coding sequence ATGTTTAAACAAATACTGCCGCTAAGTTTGATTGTGGGACTTAGATTTTTTGGACTTTTCGTTGTTCTTCCTGTACTCTCTGTATATGCCCTGGAGATGGAAGGTGCTACCTCATTTCTGGCAGGGCTTGTGGTGGGCGGTTATGCACTCGCACAGGTGCTTCTTCAGGTCCCTTTTGGTCTCATGAGCGATAAAATAGGACGCAAAAAAACATTGCTTTTCGGACTTTTAATTTTTATTGCAGGTTCAATTCTCTGTGCGCTTAGTGACAATATCTATATGCTTCTTGCAGGGCGTTTCTTGCAGGGTGCGGGAGCTATCGGTGCAGTAGTTACCGCCATGATAGCCGATCTTGTAAAGGAGGAACAAAGAGCTCATGCCATGGCGATCATGGGCGGAACGATTGCGCTTAGTTTTGCAGCTGCGATGATTATCGCACCGGTTGTCGGCGGTCACTGGGGGATAGATAAACTTTTCTGGCTCACAGCGATCCTGTCTGTGATGGCCATAGGTATCCTCTTTACTGCTGTGCCGCAGCCTCCAAAAATTATACACAGCTATGAGGAAGAGGAATCCAAAATGATCGAAGTCTTTAAAGATAAATCTTTAACAAGGATGTATATCACCTTTTTGTTTCACTCTTCCATTATGACCATGGCATTTTTTATCATCCCTCTTGTAATGACACAAAATCTTACAGAAGGCGGATTTGGTTGGGAAAAAGCAGAGCTTTGGAAAGTCTATCTGCCTGCAATGTTTTTTGGGCTTTTATCCATGGGGCCTGCGGCTGTATTTGGAGAGAAGTACGGCAAGGGCAGGCAGGTTTTCATGATCTCTGTTGTGGTGATATTTTTGGGCTTTTTGGCAATGGGATTTGCTTCTGCCCCTTGGGTATTTATCCTGGGCGTGGTGCTTTTTTTTATCGGGTTTAATATGTTTGAGCCGCTTCTGCAAAGCTTTGTAAGCAAATTTGCTAAAGTGCATCAAAAAGGTGCTGCCTTGGGTGTGGCAAATACGTTTGCTTATATGGGTATCTTCTTGGGCGGTCTTTTTGCAGGGTACATCATGCAGCACTATGATCGGTCTATACTTGCCGCGAGTGTTGCGATACTCTCCGTTTTCTGGTTTATTTGGGTTGCAACCATGCCAAACCCCAACAATAGGGGCAACGTCTACGTGTCGCTTGATCTTTTCGATAGGGAAAAAATAACTATTCTTAGACACCACAAAGCTATCGTAGAAACCTATATCAATGAAACAGAAAATATTGCAATTATCAAATATGAAAAAGAGTTGATTGACGAGGATGAGATTAGAGGTATGCTGAGCTAA
- the rdgB gene encoding non-canonical purine NTP pyrophosphatase, RdgB/HAM1 family, with product MKLVLATGNKGKLREFKEMCRDEVVAFSVLLGEMEIVEDGDTFSANALIKARTIYEKLAKERPTESYIVIADDSGISLPALGGVPGIYSARYAGEKATDKENLSKLIATLKEKGLERTCAYYTAAIAIVSKYGDYVVHGWMHGEAIDEARGEKGFGYDPMFIPLGYHLTLGELDEEIKKEISHRAKALELARPIIKMLKQKQGN from the coding sequence ATGAAATTGGTGTTGGCAACAGGGAATAAAGGTAAATTGCGAGAGTTTAAAGAGATGTGCCGGGATGAAGTGGTAGCTTTTTCTGTATTGCTGGGCGAGATGGAGATTGTGGAAGACGGAGATACTTTTAGTGCAAATGCGCTTATTAAAGCACGAACCATCTATGAAAAATTAGCCAAAGAAAGGCCGACAGAATCCTATATAGTAATAGCCGATGACAGCGGTATTTCTTTGCCTGCACTAGGCGGAGTTCCGGGTATTTATTCTGCGAGGTACGCTGGCGAAAAGGCAACAGACAAAGAAAATCTCTCCAAGCTCATTGCAACGCTTAAGGAAAAAGGCTTAGAGCGCACTTGCGCTTACTATACAGCTGCGATCGCGATTGTTTCAAAATATGGCGACTATGTAGTGCATGGCTGGATGCATGGGGAAGCCATAGATGAAGCACGCGGAGAAAAAGGTTTTGGGTATGATCCGATGTTTATTCCGCTTGGATATCATTTGACATTGGGTGAGCTTGACGAGGAGATCAAAAAAGAGATTTCACATAGAGCAAAAGCTTTGGAGCTGGCACGGCCTATCATTAAAATGCTAAAGCAAAAACAAGGTAATTAG
- a CDS encoding shikimate kinase — protein MGVGKGTTARAFAKKYGTYIIDTDDLIESKENKEIKKIFEKEGETYFRAQEQATADWIEKCVDETLISCGGGFYKVNNLKALGTVVLLDATFDWILKRLKNAKNAKAKLAKRPLFSKEKEAKKLYQEREKAYKEVADVIINVADKHLDEIIDEIAGKCAAITK, from the coding sequence ATGGGGGTAGGCAAAGGAACAACAGCGCGTGCTTTTGCAAAAAAATATGGTACATATATCATTGATACAGATGATCTTATAGAATCTAAAGAAAACAAAGAGATCAAAAAAATATTTGAAAAAGAAGGTGAAACCTATTTTAGAGCGCAGGAACAGGCAACTGCGGACTGGATAGAAAAGTGTGTGGATGAGACTCTCATCAGTTGCGGCGGCGGATTTTATAAAGTGAATAATCTCAAAGCGCTGGGCACAGTTGTTTTATTGGATGCTACGTTCGATTGGATACTCAAACGCCTTAAAAATGCAAAAAACGCCAAAGCCAAACTTGCCAAAAGACCTTTGTTTTCTAAAGAAAAAGAGGCAAAAAAACTTTATCAAGAGCGGGAAAAAGCCTATAAAGAGGTGGCAGATGTCATTATAAATGTTGCAGATAAACATTTGGATGAGATTATCGATGAGATAGCCGGCAAATGCGCAGCAATCACTAAGTGA